A single Methanocaldococcus bathoardescens DNA region contains:
- a CDS encoding 50S ribosomal protein L15e, with protein sequence MGIYKYIRDAWKRPKESYVRQLLWERLQQWRREPAVVRIERPTRLDRARALGYKPKQGIIVVRVRVRRGGLRKPRPKNSKKPATLGVNKITMGKSIQRIAEERAARRYPNMEVLNSYWVGEDGKHKWYEVILVDPYHPAIKADPQLNWLCTGKHRGRAFRGLTSAGKKGRGLRNKGIGAEKVRPSIRAHGRRGK encoded by the coding sequence ATGGGAATCTACAAATACATAAGAGATGCATGGAAAAGACCAAAAGAGAGCTACGTTAGACAGTTGTTATGGGAGAGGTTACAGCAGTGGAGAAGAGAACCAGCAGTTGTAAGAATTGAAAGGCCAACAAGGTTAGATAGAGCAAGAGCTTTAGGATACAAACCAAAACAAGGAATCATTGTTGTCAGAGTAAGAGTTAGAAGAGGAGGTTTAAGAAAACCAAGACCAAAGAACTCAAAGAAGCCAGCTACATTAGGGGTTAATAAGATAACAATGGGTAAATCAATTCAAAGAATTGCTGAAGAGAGAGCAGCAAGAAGATATCCAAACATGGAAGTTTTAAACAGCTACTGGGTTGGAGAGGATGGAAAACACAAGTGGTATGAGGTCATATTAGTTGACCCATACCACCCAGCTATTAAAGCAGACCCACAACTCAACTGGTTATGCACTGGAAAACACAGAGGAAGAGCATTCAGAGGTTTAACATCAGCTGGTAAGAAAGGTAGAGGATTAAGAAACAAGGGTATTGGAGCTGAGAAAGTTAGACCAAGTATAAGAGCTCATGGAAGAAGAGGTAAGTAA
- the rpsB gene encoding 30S ribosomal protein S2, whose translation MSEKELLVPLDTYLASGIHIGTQQKTKDMEKFIYRVRSDGLYVLDVRKTDERLRIAAKFLARYEPEDILAVSRRIYTMGPLEEFGKYTGIRTIPGRFVPGTLTNPAYKGFMEPEVVFISDPRVDRQALKEATEIGVPIIGLCDTEHLTSFIDLVIPTNNKGKKAVALIYYLLTREYLKNRGVITDDTKLPFTYEEFLEKAANPKYRIIIQPKDKRRRRRRRK comes from the coding sequence ATGAGTGAGAAAGAGCTGTTAGTGCCATTAGATACATACCTAGCTTCAGGTATCCACATAGGGACTCAGCAAAAAACAAAAGACATGGAGAAATTTATTTACAGAGTAAGAAGCGATGGATTATATGTTTTGGATGTTAGAAAAACAGATGAGAGATTAAGAATAGCTGCCAAATTCTTAGCAAGATATGAACCAGAAGATATATTAGCTGTTTCAAGAAGAATCTACACAATGGGACCATTAGAAGAATTTGGAAAATACACTGGAATTAGAACAATCCCAGGAAGATTTGTCCCTGGAACATTAACAAACCCTGCATATAAGGGCTTTATGGAGCCAGAGGTTGTATTTATCAGCGACCCAAGAGTTGATAGACAGGCATTGAAAGAGGCAACAGAAATTGGAGTCCCTATCATTGGTTTATGTGATACAGAGCACTTGACATCATTCATCGACTTGGTTATACCTACAAACAACAAAGGTAAAAAGGCTGTTGCTTTAATCTACTACTTATTGACAAGAGAATACCTCAAAAACAGAGGAGTTATAACTGACGATACAAAATTACCATTCACATACGAAGAGTTTTTAGAAAAGGCGGCAAATCCAAAATACAGAATAATAATTCAGCCAAAAGACAAGAGAAGAAGAAGGAGAAGAAGAAAATAA
- a CDS encoding HVO_0476 family zinc finger protein — protein sequence MTEKLYIECENCGFEEQEVLKKKIYNKSAYYLVRCPNCGAVREIVDKVKLSQAKLIISRYDISESKIINIPEDETYKVGDTIEVDGEKIEITKIETPEPVKSALGKDIKFIWGKSLSIPKKLGISVNDGSKTYGIYIYIPNDFEFEVEKVYRINDGFFRLKKIKTEKGAAKKSKAKDIKRLYGEVTKPVRNYVDLSKFYKGE from the coding sequence ATGACTGAAAAACTCTACATAGAATGCGAGAATTGTGGGTTTGAAGAGCAGGAAGTATTGAAGAAAAAAATTTATAACAAATCTGCCTATTACTTAGTTAGATGTCCAAACTGTGGAGCCGTAAGAGAGATTGTTGATAAGGTTAAGTTAAGCCAAGCAAAGTTAATTATAAGTAGATATGATATCTCAGAATCTAAAATAATTAATATCCCTGAAGATGAAACCTACAAAGTTGGAGATACAATTGAAGTTGATGGAGAAAAAATTGAGATAACAAAAATTGAAACACCTGAACCAGTAAAATCCGCTTTGGGTAAAGATATTAAATTTATTTGGGGTAAATCACTATCAATTCCAAAAAAATTGGGAATATCAGTAAATGATGGAAGTAAAACTTATGGAATATACATCTATATCCCAAATGACTTTGAATTTGAAGTAGAAAAAGTTTATAGGATAAACGATGGATTCTTTAGGTTAAAAAAGATAAAAACTGAGAAAGGAGCTGCTAAAAAATCAAAAGCTAAAGATATAAAAAGATTGTATGGAGAGGTAACAAAACCTGTAAGAAATTATGTTGATTTATCTAAGTTTTATAAAGGTGAATAA
- a CDS encoding 30S ribosomal protein S3ae, with product MATARTARARRKVRKVKDKWKEKVWYEIYATPEFGGVFIGYTPASDPSLVLGRVAETSLRDLTGDPTKHMHRVYFKIFGVTGNKAIAQYYGHDTTREFMKSQIRRRRSRIDAIVDITTQDGYKIRTKAMVLTAYRANTRQKSDIRKKMEEIIKTMAKEKTFPQYVQAMLFGEMAEKIKEECKKIFPIKNVIIYKSEVLSLAKKEETEGFVKEAEETEEVKEDAQE from the coding sequence ATGGCTACCGCAAGGACTGCAAGAGCAAGAAGAAAAGTAAGAAAAGTAAAAGATAAATGGAAAGAAAAAGTATGGTATGAAATTTATGCCACACCAGAATTTGGAGGAGTATTTATTGGCTACACACCAGCAAGTGACCCAAGCTTGGTTTTAGGTAGAGTTGCTGAAACAAGCTTAAGAGATTTAACAGGAGACCCAACAAAACACATGCATAGAGTATATTTCAAAATCTTTGGAGTTACTGGAAATAAGGCAATAGCTCAATATTATGGGCATGACACAACAAGAGAATTCATGAAATCACAAATCAGAAGAAGAAGAAGTAGAATTGATGCTATCGTTGATATCACAACCCAAGATGGTTACAAAATTAGAACAAAAGCAATGGTTTTAACTGCTTACAGAGCTAACACAAGACAAAAATCAGACATTAGAAAGAAAATGGAAGAAATTATAAAAACAATGGCTAAGGAAAAGACATTCCCACAATATGTTCAAGCAATGTTATTTGGAGAGATGGCTGAGAAGATAAAAGAGGAATGTAAGAAGATATTCCCAATTAAGAACGTTATTATCTACAAATCAGAAGTTTTATCATTAGCTAAGAAAGAAGAAACTGAAGGATTTGTAAAAGAAGCTGAAGAAACTGAAGAAGTTAAAGAAGACGCTCAAGAATAA
- a CDS encoding DJ-1/PfpI/YhbO family deglycase/protease, with product MKRLAVILISIILALMSSMCIDKEGKNMENTKVLMVIAPKDFRDEELFEPMAVFESNGLKVDVVSTTKGEHVGMLGNKITTEKTIYDVNANEYDAIVIVGGIGSKEYLWNNTRLIELVKEFNSQNKVVSAICLSPVVLAKAGILKNKKATVYPAQEAIEELKKEGAIYEDKGVVVDGNVITAKSPDYARLFGLEVLKAIEKNKQ from the coding sequence ATGAAGAGATTAGCAGTGATACTAATATCTATAATATTAGCTTTAATGTCTTCAATGTGTATAGATAAAGAGGGGAAAAATATGGAAAATACAAAAGTTTTAATGGTTATAGCTCCAAAGGACTTTAGAGATGAAGAGCTGTTTGAACCAATGGCTGTATTTGAATCTAATGGATTAAAGGTTGATGTTGTCTCAACTACAAAAGGGGAACATGTTGGGATGTTGGGAAATAAAATAACAACTGAAAAAACTATCTATGATGTAAATGCTAATGAATATGATGCAATAGTTATAGTAGGGGGAATTGGTTCAAAAGAGTATTTATGGAATAATACAAGGTTAATAGAATTAGTTAAAGAATTTAACAGTCAAAATAAGGTTGTTTCAGCAATATGCTTATCTCCAGTAGTTTTAGCAAAGGCAGGAATCCTAAAGAACAAAAAAGCTACTGTATATCCTGCTCAAGAGGCTATAGAAGAGCTTAAAAAAGAAGGGGCAATTTATGAAGACAAAGGGGTTGTGGTTGATGGTAATGTAATTACTGCAAAATCTCCTGACTATGCAAGATTGTTTGGTTTAGAAGTTTTAAAAGCAATAGAAAAAAATAAACAGTAA
- a CDS encoding HAD family hydrolase, with amino-acid sequence MKVAVVFDSAGTLVKIMRVIKDLKKNKFICNRQTVDIVDEKKGRALVIIKEDPLKVVDKENPEKLISDLLKDVEIGISYCNPPINKEGIFNDKKTKVRELQEPLNILKKYDVETGYGSALIVDTYAGEVEYTIATAGCLFKEVKETIKQLKDLGVKVFIASGDRKGFIKRLAELTGVNEKYIMAEAHQEQKRDLIINLKKEGYFTIMVGDGANDVPAMIESNLAVVTLQNGNVSRKALETADIKIYNIKEIVDVCKKVISGEIKGKRAS; translated from the coding sequence ATGAAAGTGGCCGTGGTATTTGATAGTGCTGGGACACTTGTAAAGATAATGAGAGTTATTAAAGATTTAAAGAAAAATAAGTTTATCTGTAATAGGCAGACAGTTGATATTGTAGATGAAAAAAAGGGTAGAGCATTAGTTATAATTAAAGAAGACCCATTAAAAGTTGTAGATAAAGAGAATCCAGAAAAGTTAATATCTGATTTATTAAAAGACGTTGAAATTGGTATCTCTTATTGTAACCCACCAATAAATAAAGAAGGAATTTTTAATGACAAAAAAACTAAGGTAAGGGAATTGCAAGAACCATTAAACATTTTAAAGAAATATGATGTAGAAACTGGATATGGTAGTGCTTTAATAGTAGATACTTACGCTGGAGAAGTTGAATATACAATAGCAACTGCTGGTTGTTTGTTTAAAGAAGTTAAAGAAACAATTAAACAATTAAAAGATTTAGGGGTTAAGGTTTTTATCGCTTCTGGAGATAGAAAAGGGTTTATAAAAAGGTTGGCTGAACTTACAGGAGTTAATGAGAAATACATAATGGCTGAGGCTCATCAAGAGCAAAAGAGGGATTTAATCATCAATCTAAAAAAAGAAGGATACTTTACAATAATGGTTGGAGATGGAGCTAATGATGTTCCAGCAATGATTGAAAGTAATTTAGCAGTAGTGACATTACAAAATGGAAATGTTTCAAGGAAAGCTCTCGAAACTGCTGATATAAAGATTTATAACATAAAAGAAATAGTTGATGTCTGTAAAAAAGTGATTAGTGGAGAGATTAAAGGTAAAAGAGCGAGTTAA
- a CDS encoding HemK2/MTQ2 family protein methyltransferase, with protein sequence MIIEIEGIKLKLHPEVYEPAEDSILLLKNLVDVKNKEVLEIGVGTGLISIACAKKGAKKVVGVDINPYAVKLAKENAELNNVDVLFFESDLFENVTGKFDVILFNPPYLPTSEDDKIDSYLNYAFDGGKNGREILDRFIYDLPNYLKKGGVAQILQSSLTGEEETLNKLKSLGFKVEKVASLKIPFEELMVINAWRL encoded by the coding sequence GTGATAATAGAAATTGAAGGAATTAAACTAAAACTACATCCAGAAGTATATGAGCCAGCTGAAGATTCTATTTTATTATTAAAAAATCTTGTTGATGTTAAAAATAAAGAGGTTTTAGAAATAGGTGTTGGAACTGGATTAATCTCAATTGCTTGTGCAAAAAAAGGGGCTAAAAAAGTAGTAGGAGTTGATATAAATCCCTATGCTGTAAAATTGGCAAAAGAAAACGCTGAACTAAACAATGTTGATGTTTTATTTTTTGAAAGTGATTTATTTGAAAATGTTACTGGAAAGTTTGATGTTATTCTCTTTAACCCCCCTTATTTACCAACATCTGAAGATGATAAAATAGACAGCTATTTAAATTATGCCTTTGATGGAGGTAAAAATGGTAGAGAAATTTTAGATAGATTTATTTATGATTTGCCAAATTATTTAAAAAAAGGCGGTGTAGCTCAAATACTACAGAGTTCATTAACTGGAGAAGAAGAAACATTAAATAAGTTAAAATCTCTTGGTTTTAAGGTTGAAAAAGTTGCCTCATTAAAAATTCCTTTTGAAGAACTTATGGTCATAAACGCTTGGAGGTTATAA
- a CDS encoding Nif3-like dinuclear metal center hexameric protein has product MKAKEIIEFIESFAPKDLAIEGDNVGLQVGDDLNREVKKLGIALDPSLSVIKKAEKEGVDFLFTHHPLLKDPIRNFTGVIYKKLKILMENNIILYSAHTNLDICKNGLNDALTEVYNLENAQPLYDNGLGRVGIFKGSFEEFLEITKKYIHKNPIVVKSKEVKDNFKLAVLSGYGLSQSSIKYVAERADVYLSGDLTHHSKILAEELGLVVVDATHYSTEVFGLKKFKKFLSSNLDLEIVSLDF; this is encoded by the coding sequence ATGAAAGCTAAAGAAATTATAGAGTTTATTGAAAGTTTTGCACCAAAAGATTTAGCTATTGAGGGAGATAATGTTGGATTGCAGGTTGGGGATGATTTAAATAGAGAGGTAAAAAAGTTAGGAATTGCTTTAGATCCATCATTATCAGTTATTAAAAAAGCAGAAAAAGAGGGTGTAGATTTTTTATTTACCCACCACCCATTATTAAAAGACCCGATAAGAAACTTCACTGGTGTTATTTACAAAAAATTAAAGATATTGATGGAAAATAACATTATTTTATACTCTGCCCATACAAACTTAGATATCTGTAAAAATGGATTGAATGATGCTTTAACTGAAGTTTATAATTTAGAAAATGCCCAACCTCTATATGATAATGGACTTGGAAGGGTTGGGATTTTTAAGGGAAGTTTTGAAGAATTTTTAGAAATAACAAAAAAATATATTCATAAAAATCCTATTGTTGTTAAAAGTAAAGAAGTAAAGGATAACTTTAAATTAGCTGTTTTATCTGGTTATGGTTTATCTCAATCATCCATAAAGTATGTTGCTGAAAGAGCTGATGTCTATCTTTCAGGAGATTTAACTCATCACTCAAAAATTTTAGCTGAAGAACTTGGTTTAGTTGTTGTTGATGCTACACACTACTCAACTGAGGTCTTTGGATTAAAAAAATTTAAAAAATTTTTATCTTCAAATTTAGATTTAGAGATAGTTAGCTTAGATTTTTAA
- a CDS encoding DUF2226 domain-containing protein encodes MKKIEVTLPQEKILHCLNILKRYAIIDEYLVSNIKVKKGNKVVVEYRGQIYETETLGEFTKIEAIVDENKIDNAIQDLLDILKSENGNEKIIIYDVVETIPKIQKKKKYSKTNGMDINVESGVLSREELLKQLGIKEPDEDFIENIIRKTFGDYGDDIFTEDEIKDIEHSIENELDKNVLSILKDQDLIEDYALKIKIKRSDKKYICTCDIIIIQKKSLGIIKKPIKIEPIKKRVMEILDSKPYNVEYEINIKLY; translated from the coding sequence ATGAAAAAAATAGAAGTAACACTACCCCAAGAAAAAATTTTGCATTGTTTGAATATTCTGAAAAGATATGCAATTATAGATGAGTATTTAGTTTCAAACATAAAAGTGAAAAAAGGAAATAAGGTGGTTGTTGAGTATAGGGGGCAGATATACGAAACAGAAACGCTGGGAGAATTTACAAAGATTGAAGCTATTGTAGATGAAAACAAAATTGATAATGCTATACAAGATTTACTTGATATATTAAAATCAGAAAATGGCAATGAAAAAATAATTATATATGATGTTGTAGAAACAATTCCAAAAATTCAAAAGAAAAAGAAATATTCAAAAACCAATGGCATGGATATAAACGTTGAAAGTGGGGTATTATCAAGAGAAGAACTTTTAAAACAGCTGGGAATTAAAGAGCCGGATGAAGATTTTATAGAAAATATAATAAGAAAAACTTTTGGTGATTATGGAGATGATATATTCACAGAAGATGAAATAAAGGATATAGAGCATTCAATTGAAAATGAGCTGGATAAAAATGTGTTGTCAATTTTAAAAGACCAAGATTTAATTGAAGATTATGCTTTAAAAATTAAAATTAAAAGAAGTGATAAAAAGTATATCTGCACATGTGACATTATAATAATACAGAAAAAATCTTTGGGAATTATTAAAAAACCTATAAAAATTGAACCTATAAAGAAAAGAGTAATGGAAATTCTGGATTCTAAGCCATACAATGTGGAATATGAAATTAACATTAAATTATATTAA
- a CDS encoding winged helix-turn-helix transcriptional regulator — MPIFYVLGKKGTIEILYKIKEGVNSFTSIKNALDIEGCGVSTRTLAERLNELEEENLIQKDGSKYYLTKKGQEAIEIIENIMKWEAKWKEAKIPKIIIGMLGDKER, encoded by the coding sequence ATGCCAATCTTCTACGTGCTTGGGAAAAAGGGGACGATAGAGATTCTATACAAAATTAAAGAGGGAGTAAATTCTTTCACGAGCATAAAAAATGCTTTAGATATAGAAGGTTGCGGAGTAAGCACGAGAACGTTAGCAGAGAGATTAAATGAATTAGAAGAGGAAAATTTAATACAAAAAGATGGAAGTAAATATTATTTAACAAAGAAAGGACAAGAGGCGATAGAAATTATTGAAAATATTATGAAATGGGAGGCTAAGTGGAAAGAAGCAAAGATTCCAAAAATTATAATAGGAATGCTTGGTGATAAAGAGAGATAA
- a CDS encoding ParA family protein, translated as MKVITFSIAKGGTGKTIVTANVAAALAKKGKKILLIDGDIGSKSLSHLLNVKSNIFLADVVEKERPIKDAIVNTPIENIELLAVGKSLADYLKFDVDILKKFKELGDYDYIFIDAPSTSSGVETYLALGFSDYFVPVLDYTAFGPSLQGAINTIVIGKNYLESIPAGFIINKAEDLPESVINDVKKILGLECISIIHKNSLVEQSYAKKEIVYLKSSDKKFVEEIDKIVDALERLKEIKERDIPKVIEKIKESTLL; from the coding sequence ATGAAAGTAATCACATTTTCAATTGCAAAAGGAGGTACTGGAAAAACAATTGTTACTGCAAATGTTGCAGCAGCTTTAGCCAAGAAAGGTAAAAAAATTTTATTAATTGATGGAGATATTGGTTCAAAATCATTATCTCATCTTTTAAATGTAAAATCAAATATATTTTTAGCAGATGTTGTAGAAAAAGAGCGTCCAATAAAAGACGCTATTGTTAACACTCCAATTGAAAATATTGAGCTATTAGCAGTTGGAAAATCGCTCGCCGATTATCTAAAATTCGATGTAGATATCTTAAAAAAATTTAAGGAGTTAGGAGATTACGATTATATATTTATAGACGCCCCATCAACATCAAGTGGTGTTGAAACCTACTTAGCTTTAGGTTTTTCTGATTACTTTGTCCCAGTTTTAGATTACACTGCCTTTGGCCCAAGTTTGCAGGGGGCTATAAATACAATAGTCATTGGAAAGAACTATTTAGAGAGCATACCTGCGGGATTTATAATAAATAAAGCTGAAGATTTACCAGAAAGTGTAATTAATGATGTTAAAAAAATCTTAGGATTAGAATGTATATCTATAATCCATAAAAATTCTCTTGTAGAACAATCTTATGCAAAAAAAGAAATTGTTTATTTAAAATCTTCAGATAAGAAATTTGTTGAAGAAATTGACAAAATTGTTGACGCTTTAGAAAGATTAAAAGAAATAAAAGAGAGAGATATTCCAAAAGTTATTGAAAAGATAAAAGAAAGTACTTTACTATAA